Within the Elusimicrobiota bacterium genome, the region GTTTCAAATAACCAAGTCGTAATGCTAACGGACTTATTGGGACATACTCTGTGCCGAATGAGATTTCTGTTTTATTATCGTATATTTTTTGCTTCATATCAAGTGCCAGTGTTAATGCATTCTTGATGTTGTAGGATGCACCAATTGTTGCTGTCAACGGTAAATTATATCCTTCCGAGATAAAAGTCATCTTCGGGCCGAGATTCTGGAATGAAATACCAGCAGATAGCGGGTAAGCGGATAAGCGGGTAAGTAAGCCGACATCAAATGCAAAACCGGTTGCTTTTTCAGCTTCTATTCTTTGCTGGATGAGTTTGAGATTAGTGCCTAAACTTAACTGCTTACCTGCTGTCCTGCTTATCTGCTTACTGTATGAAAATGTTAAGGCGGTATCGTAGGCAGAAAAACTATTTGTTTTGTTCCTGTCTTCGTCTCTGCCCTCTATTTTCCCTTGTGAGAGCAGTATCGCACTAAACCCTATCGCATTTTTTTTCAACGGAAATGCTCCCGCCAGAAAGTCGTGCTTGATATCAGCAATCCACTCCGTGTGCTGTCCTATTATTTCACTATTTCGCAATTGTGAAATTCCTGCAGGGTTGTAATTGATTGCTCCGGCATCGTTCGCTACTGCTACATAAGCACCACCTAATGATGTTGCACGGGCTGATGTGCCAATGTTTAAAAACGAGGCACCAGTGTTTGATGATGCAGGTAGAAAGGTAGAGAGGTAGAGAGGTACAAAGGTTAAGGCAAAAATAAAAATAAAAATTTTTTTCATAAAAACCTCACTTTATAACTGCACATTTCCCTTGTGCCTTTATGTCGGGATACCCGCTCTTTTTCGCTCTCACAAGATAAATATACACACCACTTGCGATATCAGAGATGTCCCAAGGGTATTCATATGCATATCTTCCATCATTGTTTCTGTCCTGTGGCGGCTCTGTGATCTCTGTTGAATGTATTAACTCACCTGCAATGTTGTAAATTCGTATTTCAACTTTGTCGGCAACACCGACTTCTATGTGTATCGTCGGATATTTTCCACCTTTCGCAGGATTCGGAAATGAGTATATTTCGCCTTTTACAAAATCAGAAATTGCACGATTGATATCTTGAGAGATTGGAGCAGAAGCAAGTAGTGTTGTGGGTTTATTAATTGAAACGGTTGCTTCGCCATTTACATCAGATTCAAGCCCAAAGTAACTGCCAACAGCATTGCCTTTGCCATCCACTTTTATTTCAGAATACGGTGCATAAACAATTGCTGTAAGTTGGCTTTCTCCATCTACTTTTATCTCGCCCGCTTCTATTTTATCATCATCATCTTTATTTTTATCCTTTTCTTTACCTTTATCGTTATCATCTTCTTTCTGTTCTTTATCAACAAATATTATTAAATCAGAAATGTTTCCACTTGAATTAAATCCGCTTTTACCAGAAATTTTTACCTTGCCTGTGCAGAGTATGTTTACAGCCCCAGAAATATTAACTGTCGCTTCACCTGAAACATCCATCTCTGTAAAATAATATGTTCCTGACGAAAGTGTTATAGTATCTTTGTCAGCAATCTTGAATTTCAACTCTTCATCAATTGGGCTTTTACCTTTCTGTGTATGTGGTATTTTAGCGTTGTC harbors:
- a CDS encoding PorV/PorQ family protein — its product is MKKIFIFIFALTFVPLYLSTFLPASSNTGASFLNIGTSARATSLGGAYVAVANDAGAINYNPAGISQLRNSEIIGQHTEWIADIKHDFLAGAFPLKKNAIGFSAILLSQGKIEGRDEDRNKTNSFSAYDTALTFSYSKQISRTAGKQLSLGTNLKLIQQRIEAEKATGFAFDVGLLTRLSAYPLSAGISFQNLGPKMTFISEGYNLPLTATIGASYNIKNALTLALDMKQKIYDNKTEISFGTEYVPISPLALRLGYLKPLTANRSPLTDFTGLGGGLGLRILNFSTDYAFVPYGDLGNTHRISFSIKW